A segment of the Gossypium hirsutum isolate 1008001.06 chromosome D10, Gossypium_hirsutum_v2.1, whole genome shotgun sequence genome:
AAGTTCTGTTGAGTGTCGAATCTCACAACAAATAGGAAACACCTACTCCTAAATCAACATAAAAGCAAAGGTTATAAGAGAAACCAATCTTTCTAATTAACATGAAATCATGTAATCATGAGTTGATAACATATTAGCGCCGATGTTAGAAACTAAACAATTAGGCTGAATAATTTAAGTATGAATCTTAATATCTAAATTTGGGCACCTACCACTAACCCCtattgataatactctaaaatgacatacttttatgagctaattacatatatattttgagtatgatcctattAATTTGGGCTGTTTATGGATATTTTATCAACTCCAAAGCAGGATCTTTTTGCTACTGTATTGAAATCTCTCCAGTTGCCATTCAATTTTCCTCCAAATCAATTAATATGGAGAATTTCCTTCTTAGACAATATATTCTATACCTACGAAAGAACACAGACACAACAGGGGAATGGATATGAGAGAAATAATAAGAAGACTACCACTAACTATAGAACAAATTTCCATTTTATGTTCATAAACTATGCTTTTAACATTTACAATGTGGAACTACAAGTTTTCAGTTTCTCGAAGATGGTAAAGCACCTTCTAAATGACTAGCAATTTATAAAGCAGAGCAAGTTAGCTTCATTctggtttgttttaattaagtaaattgaaattttagttttaacaatTGTGAAAAACAAAAGTATGGCAATATGAAAAATGAcataaaaaaactgaaaaatgTATGATAATATGAAAAAATGAGATGAAAATGAAAACCTTACCAATGCATTTGGATGACATAATTGAGAAGTTGTAACTCCTGAAAACCCGAGGcaaagatgaaaagaaataaaaacttcgAAAGTTATCATGCCGTTTTTTCCTACCATATCTCGCTGCCCATTTCATAGCTGGGGATCCAATTTTGAGCATGGCATTTGCCTCAATGTTATTAGTTGACTCTTGATTCAAGTTGAACAATTATAGAATATCATGCAAAACACATTGTAATTGTCATCATCAACTAAAGAATCGaactgatataaactttgatcTGCAAAGTATACTTTTTCTAATGATGTGCACTCATGTACACTCAAGCCTTGCAGATATGGTGGCAGCTCTGAGAGTAATTTGAGGCTCTTGCAACGATCCATCCACATATTCCTAAGGGTTTTAGACCTCAAGCTTGGTGGGGGCACATCAACAGTGGGAAACTCTCTTGAATCGAACAGGGAGATATTCCACTGTAGCTTTGGAATACTTGAGCCGCTCATCTCTAACTCCTTAAGATTACTTAAAGAGTCTATAGACAAGGCCGCTTCTTCAATTGGAGTGTCAGATAACTTTAACCATATTAAGCCTCTCGGGACTTTTGGAAATTCGACCATTGGGCAACCACTAATATCCAGTCGACGAAGGGATTCCAACTTGATCGATGCATTTTTTACCGCTGAGCCTTTCACTTTTAAGTACACGAGATTACATAAAGGGTCGAAAGGCAATAACACTTCTTCAATTTGAGTGTGTTAAACTTCTTGGGACATCTGGAAATTGGACCATTGGGCAACCACTAAGATCCAGTTTAAGGGATTCCAACTTGATCGATACATTTTTTACTGCTGAGCCACTCATATTTAAGACCTGAAGATTACATAGACAGTCGAAGGCAAGGACACTTCTTCAATTTGAATGCCagataaatttaattctattaagCTTCTTGGGATTTCTGGAAATTTGATCATCGAGCATTCACTAAGATTCAGTTTACGAAGGGAATCCAACTTGATCGATACATTTTTGACCGCTGAGCCACTGATATTTAAGTCCTGAAGATTACATAGAGAGTCAAAAGGCAACGACACTTCTTCAATTTGAGTGCGAGATAAGTTTAATTTTGTTAAGCTTTTTGGGATTTCTGGAAATTTGATCATTGGGCAATTACTAAGAATCAATTCACCAAGGAGTTCCAACTTCGAAATATTGATCGATACTTTTTTTTACCTTTGACTTGCTCAACGACAATCCCTGTAGTTTGTGGAGATGCTCAATTGAATCAGGCACTTCTTCTATTTCAGTTATTTCTAAACCCAAAGAACAAAAGTGTCTTGGGACCTGAGGAAACTTCTTGAGCCTATAACATCCCTCAAGGTGAAGCTTATCATGATGAAGAGATGCCAAATGATTGAGGCAAGGAAGTTCAACCAAACTTTTACATAAAGAGCCATCAAGGAGTTCAAGGTTGATGGCTCCTGAAAGATTAGGTATCTTCCTTAAATTAGCGCACCATGAAACGTCAATTTGCCTTAAATTAGCAAGGTCCTCTATAGAAAAATTAACTGTATTACTTTTAAGcattaaaaaatgaaaaggaaatgaataattataatactaaaaaataaaattttatatttgatgtgtcacttttttaaattaatttaaaaactttaaataagATGTTATTTGatacatcaaataataaatatttttttccttaaaaaaatttttaggcgaagaaaatatgaaagcacaTACCATACGATCATCTTCATTCCAAAGTTGTTCCACTTTACCACGTCGTAATATCAATACGacaagatttttttaattaaaacttgaTAAAGTTTTGAAGGGAAGAGATATACTATCAACTTTGTTTGCATATTGGGGTGGAGGTTCCCATAAAGTATGTGCAAAATACCTGATGTTGATATATCTAAGCTTATATATGCATCTTCTCAAAACCGGTAGCACAAAATTGTTGATTACCAGTTTGAGTTACATCTAACTTTATTCCTTTAAAAAACTCAGTCACctgataaataaaaaatcatagaTTAACATAAAGAAATTTATTGACATTCTATTAAATCAGTCATAAAAATGCATTAGATATTTAACTAACCCAAAAAACTTTTAACAAAATTCCATGTTGTATCGTAAGACATTTGGTCATTATGTTTATGGTAAgaaacaaataattttattttttgaaataataattaaaaaagataatACATGGTACACAACAACATCTATTAAACCTAccaaagagtgaaaagaaaataaatgcaaTTAACACTTACTTTATCATATTTGAACACCTCTTCCATGTCTTCACAACTCCACAATCTACTTCGCTTTCCGGGGCATTCAGATTTTCGCATAACAATGTCCTTGCCCATCTCTTCAACCATGTCATGCATAAAAACACATCCATATTTGTTCTCAAGTAGACACTTGTCGACCAATTTACTTATTCCACATGTTGCACCCTTATAACAAATACTTGGAACTTTTTCTACATAATCCATGGCTTGCCCTTTAAAGAGGCATGCTAGGTCaagaaatatattattttcttccTCATCTAGCTCATCCAAGCTACTCTtcaaaatatgtgaaattttaagTTCTGCACATTGCTTTAGTTTATTCACCTTGCCCTCCCACTCTTTTTTCGACTTCGTATATAGTTCAGAACCCAAAACTTTAAGAGCAAGTGGACTACCTTGGACATATTCTACAAACTTGCATGATAGATCTCGAAAATCAACTGCAGGATTCAACAACTTAAATGCAAATGTAGAAAAAAGTTGAAGAGAATCATTCTCATTCAACTCCTTAACCTTATATATGCGATGAGCTCTTTGATTTTTTAGTACTTGTCTATCTCTAGATGTTACAATGATTTTACTTCCAGGACCAAAATATGTGACACCCATAAAATCTATTTGGTCTGGGTCACTAACATCAGGACAAGAagtactttttttattattcacCCTCTCTTGATAAGGGTAACCTATGGAAGGGGTATCAATACAAATTTCTTTTTCGTTTAACAGTTTGGAAAGAAGTTCATTTCGTAAAGATTCATTCccctgtttttttattttctcactAATGTTTTGAAGAAACAAACGACATTCATACTTTGCAAAGACTTCTTTATAAACAGCATCAGCAAGGGTAGTTTTGCCAATACCACCCATTCCCCAAAGTCCTATTAGACGCACGTCCACTTGCTCAATCAACCCCAAAATCATCTTCTTTTGATCATCTATTCAGACCAATTCTTCAGAAACACTTCTACAATTGCTATTCAACTTTTTTAAAACATATCCAACCACATCTTTAATGTACTTAGTTTCAGATctagaaaatgattaaaaaaccAGCCGTCAAAAGAAAGATATGTCAAATATAAtaagatgaatatatatatatagttaccTATCGAATTTGCCTCCTTCTATATGCCACCCTTTTAACGTACGGACTTCAGTGAAGGCGGCTTTCCATCGCTTCACTTCATCAACCGGCCTCTTTGATTCATGCTCTCCGAAGGATGTTGTTGAAGTTGGCCAGCATGCTGCCTTGTTGCACCAGAAACAGCCCGAGCCAGTGAAGTTGCAGCAGAAGATCAAGCTACTGTTGCCATTTTGTTTCTTCAAGTGATGTTTTGTAACTTAGTTGGATTAAAAGCTAAGTAGCTTTTGTACTTGATGTTATTAGGTGAAGAATGAGCTGTTAAATCAGCTTTAC
Coding sequences within it:
- the LOC107934971 gene encoding disease resistance protein RUN1-like codes for the protein MILGLIEQVDVRLIGLWGMGGIGKTTLADAVYKEVFAKYECRLFLQNISEKIKKQGNESLRNELLSKLLNEKEICIDTPSIGYPYQERVNNKKSTSCPDVSDPDQIDFMGVTYFGPGSKIIVTSRDRQVLKNQRAHRIYKVKELNENDSLQLFSTFAFKLLNPAVDFRDLSCKFVEYVQGSPLALKVLGSELYTKSKKEWEGKVNKLKQCAELKISHILKSSLDELDEEENNIFLDLACLFKGQAMDYVEKVPSICYKGATCGISKLVDKCLLENKYGCVFMHDMVEEMGKDIVMRKSECPGKRSRLWSCEDMEEVFKYDKVSVNCIYFLFTLW